In Microbulbifer sp. GL-2, the following are encoded in one genomic region:
- a CDS encoding toprim domain-containing protein, producing the protein MDYSQINRDVAESLEKDLSFKFKRSGKYLNSGNCPDCGKKSAWIEIEKPITVRCNHKNNCGYEEPVRDIYPDIFENFSERFPATPEEPNATARAYIEHVRQFPLLKVGDWFEQAARPLPEGDYAPVVRFQLWDGFYWDRVINKTHERALGDKSFFKKHIKYGGKCWQPPGQQIEKGDTVFIVEGIFHAIALWLCGYKVVAAFSSNNLPTELIEEHKAQEITWGLGYDDDPAGRSMAKKYYDRLRKQKEKVDVALVGGGNDWDDLYRADKLTPEFIEDCLYRGRLFTAGSIEEKAYHWHCKKRRNYTVLDFNNRLYSVHIEDDINRELSKSIEEQNQTDIEDTGTEKEAVKTLEDALATDRGREIFNSNLNVNSISNCLPRFLYCEIDQETTDVAYFFDIYLPKGKGLQVALTGSNLESPKSFNKALLNQAPGSTFDGSENQLKMLRDRWFDNGVKQVRTIGYLGYDKSCQTYVFQDFAFHNGRRLKVNKQGYFVAGKDRIKTGFKSLYIHNNKSFDSSWIQDYYLVFSHLGMVALAFWMASLFAEQIRAELKVFPFLELTGEHGAGKSTVIEFLWKLCGRDDYEGFDPSKATFAARARAFSQLSNMPVVLIESDRQNDSAKKGSFDFEELKTAYNGRAIRSTGAFNRGNETVDPPFRGSIVIAQNDTVDGSPALLSRIVHCHATKAHFSEKTKLLAQQFERAAVEEVSGFLPAALHKEKAIIGKILEDYPKFDAEYAHRGEIHDQRVVKTHAMVSAMAGTLPILFPSLTANTVQDIQHFIYTRAVNRQGRLSADHPEVQKFWEIYDYLNVRLMADTEAPAVYTNSAGKVEAQTLNHSKDNGLIAINLIHYKQQCELAKVDHPDIRELKKLLPNSRRHKFIACKNVKSGIDGDRTRYCWVFQHRDAKKGAD; encoded by the coding sequence ATGGACTACAGCCAAATAAACCGAGATGTTGCCGAGTCGCTAGAAAAGGATTTGAGTTTTAAATTCAAGCGCAGTGGCAAGTATCTAAATTCTGGCAACTGCCCAGATTGCGGCAAGAAGTCAGCCTGGATTGAGATTGAAAAACCAATCACTGTGCGCTGTAACCACAAAAACAATTGTGGGTACGAAGAACCTGTCCGGGATATTTACCCGGATATTTTCGAAAATTTTTCCGAGAGATTCCCGGCAACTCCTGAAGAACCCAACGCAACAGCCCGAGCGTATATAGAGCACGTTCGCCAGTTCCCGCTTCTTAAAGTGGGAGACTGGTTTGAACAGGCCGCGCGGCCTTTACCTGAAGGTGACTATGCACCCGTGGTTCGTTTTCAGCTATGGGACGGTTTCTACTGGGATCGCGTAATTAATAAAACCCATGAGCGCGCATTGGGCGACAAAAGCTTTTTTAAAAAGCATATTAAGTACGGGGGTAAATGCTGGCAGCCCCCAGGCCAGCAGATAGAAAAGGGCGATACCGTTTTTATTGTGGAGGGTATCTTTCACGCTATCGCCTTATGGCTTTGCGGCTATAAAGTGGTCGCCGCATTTTCAAGTAATAACCTGCCCACAGAGCTAATAGAAGAACACAAAGCCCAGGAGATAACCTGGGGTCTTGGCTATGACGATGACCCTGCCGGTCGTTCCATGGCAAAGAAATATTATGATCGTTTGCGCAAGCAAAAAGAAAAGGTCGATGTTGCCCTGGTGGGCGGCGGTAACGACTGGGATGACCTATACCGGGCTGATAAATTAACCCCAGAATTTATTGAAGACTGCCTTTACCGGGGGCGCCTATTCACTGCCGGCAGTATTGAAGAAAAAGCCTACCACTGGCACTGCAAAAAACGCCGTAATTATACGGTGCTTGATTTCAATAACCGCCTGTATTCAGTCCATATCGAAGACGATATTAACCGGGAACTGTCAAAATCTATTGAGGAGCAAAACCAGACTGATATAGAGGATACAGGCACCGAAAAAGAAGCAGTCAAAACCCTAGAAGATGCCTTGGCCACAGACCGGGGGCGGGAAATTTTCAATAGCAACCTCAACGTCAATAGTATTAGTAATTGCCTGCCAAGGTTTCTTTACTGCGAGATAGACCAAGAGACAACAGACGTTGCCTATTTTTTTGATATTTATCTTCCCAAAGGGAAGGGGTTGCAAGTCGCCCTCACCGGCTCAAATCTAGAGAGCCCAAAATCCTTTAATAAAGCACTCCTCAACCAAGCACCGGGCAGTACATTTGATGGCAGTGAAAACCAGCTCAAGATGTTGCGTGATCGCTGGTTTGATAATGGCGTTAAGCAGGTGCGGACTATTGGATACCTGGGTTACGACAAGTCCTGTCAAACCTATGTCTTTCAGGATTTCGCCTTTCACAATGGCCGACGCTTAAAGGTCAATAAGCAAGGCTACTTTGTTGCCGGTAAAGACCGTATTAAAACTGGCTTTAAAAGTCTCTACATCCACAACAATAAAAGCTTTGATTCCAGCTGGATACAGGATTACTACTTGGTGTTCTCCCATCTAGGCATGGTCGCGCTTGCGTTTTGGATGGCTTCACTATTTGCCGAACAGATCCGAGCAGAACTAAAGGTATTCCCATTCCTGGAGCTAACTGGCGAGCACGGCGCTGGTAAATCCACGGTGATTGAATTTCTGTGGAAGCTATGTGGTCGTGACGACTACGAAGGCTTCGACCCCAGTAAAGCCACCTTTGCAGCCCGTGCCCGTGCATTCTCTCAGTTGTCCAATATGCCGGTGGTATTGATTGAATCCGACCGTCAGAACGATTCGGCCAAGAAGGGCAGCTTTGATTTTGAGGAGTTGAAGACCGCCTACAATGGCCGCGCCATCCGCTCAACCGGTGCCTTTAATCGCGGCAATGAAACCGTAGACCCGCCATTTCGCGGCTCTATTGTAATTGCCCAGAATGACACCGTAGACGGTAGCCCCGCACTGCTATCGCGCATAGTCCACTGCCACGCGACCAAAGCGCACTTTTCAGAGAAAACAAAACTGTTAGCCCAGCAGTTCGAGCGAGCCGCAGTGGAAGAAGTCAGCGGCTTTCTACCCGCTGCATTGCACAAAGAGAAAGCCATTATCGGCAAGATCCTAGAGGACTATCCGAAGTTTGATGCGGAGTACGCCCACCGGGGCGAGATCCACGACCAGCGTGTAGTGAAAACACATGCGATGGTTTCTGCCATGGCTGGAACTTTGCCCATCCTGTTTCCCTCGCTCACCGCCAATACCGTTCAGGACATCCAGCACTTTATCTATACCCGCGCGGTAAACCGCCAGGGCCGCTTAAGCGCGGATCACCCGGAAGTACAGAAGTTCTGGGAGATATACGACTACCTCAATGTTCGCCTAATGGCGGACACAGAGGCGCCTGCTGTGTACACCAATAGCGCCGGCAAAGTAGAGGCGCAGACCCTCAATCACAGCAAAGACAACGGCTTAATTGCCATCAACCTGATTCATTACAAGCAGCAATGCGAGCTGGCCAAGGTGGATCACCCGGACATCAGAGAGCTGAAAAAGCTATTGCCCAACAGCCGCCGCCACAAGTTTATCGCCTGTAAAAACGTGAAGTCGGGGATAGACGGCGACCGCACTCGATATTGCTGGGTTTTCCAGCATAGAGACGCCAAGAAGGGCGCCGATTAG
- a CDS encoding DNA-binding protein, whose amino-acid sequence MSDKADPAPLKAPVSTQEQYAIDTGLTLKTVRGQVQRGYLPTIKIGRYNLINMVKLSQLCMGEDAQSTKE is encoded by the coding sequence ATGAGTGATAAAGCAGATCCAGCACCACTGAAAGCACCAGTTTCAACCCAAGAGCAATATGCCATTGATACCGGTCTCACCTTAAAAACGGTGCGGGGCCAAGTGCAGCGAGGCTACCTGCCAACAATCAAGATTGGCCGTTACAACTTAATCAACATGGTCAAACTGTCCCAGCTCTGCATGGGCGAAGACGCCCAATCAACTAAAGAGTAG
- a CDS encoding RodZ family helix-turn-helix domain-containing protein: MSEAPTDSAGKRLRKVREAVGLTQADFATKLNIKVHQVKNIEYGTSRIPEEVFAEIGRLMPELLPWVVYGGKVSLEQLEQSKSDFCKLLVVRIDIGLVADAPFLDIRDGN, encoded by the coding sequence GTGAGTGAGGCGCCGACAGATAGTGCGGGAAAGAGGCTGCGGAAAGTTAGAGAAGCGGTAGGTCTTACGCAGGCGGACTTCGCGACGAAACTAAATATAAAAGTTCATCAAGTTAAAAATATTGAATACGGAACCTCTCGGATTCCTGAAGAGGTATTTGCCGAGATTGGGCGCCTTATGCCTGAGCTTCTGCCCTGGGTGGTTTACGGTGGCAAAGTTTCTTTAGAACAACTGGAGCAAAGCAAGAGTGACTTTTGCAAGTTGTTAGTAGTACGCATAGACATTGGTTTAGTTGCCGATGCTCCCTTTCTGGATATTCGGGATGGCAATTAA
- a CDS encoding tyrosine-type recombinase/integrase: MAIKKLDSGRWQVDIQPQGRGGRRVRKSFDTKAEGIRWERAQLAAADKGEWVPPQRDKRRLQDLIVEWYNLHGHTLKKGEERRDNLLSLCQLMGDPLANQITAGFYAEFRQQRLKGDLKTNKRHRGPISANTCNHDLAYLRAVFNELIRLGKWQGENPLAGVRRLKYDDQELSFLDKEQIKTLLSALKKSGSQHAYLVATICLVTGSRWSEAQNLRGEQIRNSRITFSGTKSGKVRVVPISESLEKAIFLERPRTGPLFQYCYKAFTRVLDKCEIDLPKGQASHVLRHTFASHFIMRGGNLLTLKEILGHADIKMTMRYAHLSPEHLEDAVTRNPLTELA; encoded by the coding sequence ATGGCAATTAAGAAACTTGATAGTGGGCGTTGGCAAGTAGATATACAGCCACAAGGGCGCGGCGGGCGCCGTGTCCGCAAATCTTTTGATACGAAGGCCGAGGGTATCCGCTGGGAGCGCGCGCAGCTAGCCGCCGCAGACAAAGGAGAATGGGTTCCACCTCAACGTGACAAACGGCGATTACAGGATTTAATCGTAGAGTGGTACAACCTACATGGACATACCCTGAAAAAAGGAGAGGAACGGCGGGACAACCTTTTGTCGCTCTGCCAATTAATGGGTGACCCCCTAGCTAACCAGATAACCGCTGGTTTTTATGCAGAGTTTCGCCAGCAACGCCTAAAGGGTGATTTGAAAACCAACAAGCGCCATCGGGGGCCCATCTCCGCAAATACTTGTAACCATGACTTAGCCTATTTGCGCGCGGTATTTAATGAATTAATTCGCCTGGGGAAATGGCAAGGGGAAAATCCCCTCGCTGGTGTACGGCGACTGAAATATGATGATCAAGAATTAAGTTTTCTTGATAAAGAACAGATAAAAACGCTACTCAGTGCCCTAAAGAAAAGCGGCTCACAACACGCCTACCTCGTGGCAACAATATGTTTAGTAACTGGTTCACGCTGGAGCGAGGCACAAAACTTGCGCGGCGAACAAATTCGCAACAGCCGTATCACCTTCTCAGGTACTAAGAGCGGTAAAGTTCGCGTGGTTCCAATCAGTGAGTCACTAGAGAAGGCAATATTTTTGGAGCGGCCGCGAACAGGCCCCCTCTTCCAATACTGCTATAAGGCTTTTACTCGCGTATTAGACAAGTGCGAGATAGATTTGCCCAAGGGTCAAGCCAGTCATGTACTACGCCACACTTTCGCGAGTCACTTCATTATGCGTGGTGGAAACCTTCTCACCTTAAAAGAAATACTTGGCCACGCTGATATAAAAATGACTATGCGCTATGCCCATCTATCGCCAGAACACCTTGAAGACGCTGTCACCAGGAACCCCCTTACAGAGCTTGCCTAG
- a CDS encoding right-handed parallel beta-helix repeat-containing protein, which yields MSIKTKSALATSLLAYGIFSSSYALSVECYDTIYTPTLLVEDLICPPTPGNPYALTIVGPFGSLRMLGAGKLTCTLGGVTGNGILMEGVSASVINGKIESCSDGISVKGLGNHTILNSNITDFTNNGIIISSSFNFMQGNEIVGLGEAGAGLGNGVGLFIESESNYNAVNNNFISTTYDDAIQVDGKHTTITLNEIIDIQRDGINLLMGSGGATVTGNFISFTDDDGIQVLSDSNFISNNIVTEINDDGILIAEDSTGNLIRDNTVNKNRDGIINFNGTGNTIEDNTVMNNSGFDLRDFTENMTCTNQLNTWANNDVGIDGTSDPECLKDQ from the coding sequence ATGTCTATAAAAACAAAATCGGCATTAGCCACCTCTCTTTTGGCTTACGGAATTTTCTCCTCTTCTTACGCTCTCTCTGTTGAATGTTACGATACCATCTATACCCCTACCTTACTTGTGGAGGATCTTATTTGCCCTCCAACACCTGGCAACCCGTATGCCTTGACCATAGTTGGCCCATTTGGAAGCCTGCGTATGCTTGGCGCTGGAAAACTTACTTGCACATTAGGTGGTGTAACCGGCAACGGGATACTTATGGAAGGAGTTTCTGCAAGCGTTATCAACGGAAAAATTGAATCTTGCTCGGATGGTATTAGTGTGAAGGGATTGGGTAACCATACCATCTTAAATTCTAATATAACTGACTTCACAAATAATGGAATCATTATTTCGAGTAGCTTTAACTTCATGCAAGGGAATGAAATAGTTGGACTTGGCGAGGCTGGAGCAGGCCTGGGAAATGGCGTAGGATTATTTATTGAGTCTGAATCAAATTATAACGCTGTAAATAATAATTTTATTAGCACTACGTACGATGATGCAATTCAAGTCGACGGCAAACACACAACCATAACACTAAATGAAATTATAGACATTCAGCGCGATGGAATTAATCTTCTGATGGGTTCAGGAGGAGCTACGGTAACCGGTAATTTTATCAGCTTCACTGACGATGACGGGATTCAAGTATTGAGTGATTCGAACTTTATATCTAACAATATTGTGACCGAAATCAACGATGATGGAATACTTATAGCGGAAGACAGTACAGGCAACTTGATCAGGGACAACACGGTAAATAAAAACCGAGATGGCATTATAAATTTTAACGGCACAGGTAATACTATTGAGGATAACACAGTAATGAACAATAGCGGTTTTGACTTGCGTGATTTTACTGAGAATATGACATGCACGAATCAATTAAATACCTGGGCTAATAATGATGTGGGCATCGATGGAACTTCTGACCCTGAGTGTTTAAAAGATCAATAG
- a CDS encoding nucleoside-diphosphate sugar epimerase/dehydratase gives MIFLRLGLYRTVIRYMGQKAIIAVLQGVTASAVVLAVASYLTTAGVPRSVPVIYWCFALMTVGGSRWLVRIYYQMALEIHKTRVAIYGAGTAGLQMYKALVHGEIYKPVAFFDDNISKQKTLIDGLLVYSPGSILEVVAEKDIAEILLAMPGVPKRRRREITRALRERGLVVKAIPGVEELVDAAGKVEGVSQTYENILGRAPVEPQKALIAGSISGKVVLVTGAGGSIGSELCRQIAQWGPAHLVLVESSEYALYQIERDLCQQQLDEGYQLKVTALLGDVRDRTRMVEIIKGFAVNTIYHAAAYKHVPLVEQNVVLGADNNVLGTLSVLEAAETSGVEQFVLISTDKAVRPTNVMGATKRLAELLCQDFGRRYNSGTQICMVRFGNVLGSSGSVIPLFTDQINAGGPVTVTHAKVTRYFMTIPEAAQLVLQAGSMGRNGDVFVLDMGEPVQILDLAERLIRIMGHSVRDDKNPDGDIEIQITGLRPGEKLYEELLLGDNVSGTDHPMIMRAEEECLENGVLQALIGELRHACAQHDCERVHQLLSSAVKDYVSKQGLVDVVWAQHHQVHPTPKMAKVERLPVASETGAR, from the coding sequence TTGATTTTTCTCAGGCTTGGCCTGTATCGCACAGTTATCCGTTATATGGGGCAGAAGGCAATTATTGCTGTGCTTCAGGGGGTAACTGCGTCGGCAGTGGTGTTGGCGGTTGCCTCATATCTTACGACAGCGGGAGTGCCGCGTTCGGTGCCAGTAATATATTGGTGTTTTGCCCTTATGACAGTTGGTGGGTCCCGTTGGTTGGTTCGTATTTACTATCAGATGGCTCTGGAGATACATAAGACCCGTGTGGCGATTTACGGTGCAGGTACTGCGGGCTTGCAAATGTATAAAGCCCTTGTGCATGGAGAAATTTATAAGCCGGTGGCTTTCTTTGATGACAATATCTCAAAGCAGAAAACGTTGATTGATGGGCTTCTGGTTTATAGCCCGGGAAGTATTTTGGAGGTGGTGGCTGAAAAGGATATCGCTGAAATATTGCTTGCGATGCCAGGAGTGCCTAAGCGTCGACGCAGAGAGATTACTCGGGCTTTGAGGGAGCGGGGCCTGGTTGTGAAGGCAATTCCTGGTGTTGAAGAGCTAGTTGATGCGGCGGGTAAAGTGGAAGGGGTATCCCAAACCTACGAAAATATTCTTGGGCGCGCCCCAGTAGAGCCGCAGAAGGCGCTGATAGCTGGTTCGATCAGCGGCAAAGTAGTACTTGTTACAGGAGCTGGGGGATCTATTGGCTCTGAACTTTGCCGGCAGATCGCCCAGTGGGGGCCGGCCCATCTGGTGTTGGTGGAGTCTTCTGAATATGCCTTGTACCAAATAGAGCGAGACCTGTGCCAGCAACAGCTGGATGAGGGTTATCAGCTGAAAGTTACTGCACTGCTTGGCGATGTTCGAGATAGGACCCGAATGGTGGAGATCATAAAGGGTTTTGCAGTTAATACAATCTACCACGCTGCGGCATACAAACATGTACCTCTAGTTGAGCAGAATGTGGTGTTGGGGGCTGATAATAATGTCCTGGGTACGCTTTCTGTGTTGGAGGCGGCCGAGACTTCAGGGGTGGAGCAGTTTGTGTTGATCTCCACGGACAAGGCCGTGCGTCCCACCAATGTGATGGGGGCAACCAAAAGGCTTGCCGAGTTGCTCTGCCAGGACTTTGGGCGCCGATATAATAGTGGGACACAGATTTGTATGGTCCGATTTGGAAATGTATTGGGCTCCTCTGGGTCGGTAATTCCGCTCTTCACTGATCAGATCAATGCTGGTGGTCCGGTTACTGTGACTCATGCCAAGGTGACGCGCTATTTTATGACCATTCCTGAAGCTGCACAGCTCGTATTGCAGGCTGGGAGCATGGGGCGCAACGGGGATGTATTCGTTTTGGATATGGGTGAGCCTGTTCAGATACTTGATCTCGCCGAGCGTCTTATTAGGATTATGGGACACTCAGTCAGGGATGATAAAAATCCTGACGGGGATATCGAAATTCAGATAACCGGTTTGCGACCTGGGGAAAAGCTCTATGAAGAGCTGCTCCTCGGTGATAATGTTTCTGGAACGGATCACCCCATGATCATGCGCGCAGAAGAGGAGTGTCTCGAGAATGGGGTGCTGCAAGCGCTGATAGGAGAGTTGCGACATGCTTGTGCCCAGCACGACTGTGAACGAGTCCATCAACTTCTATCCTCAGCCGTGAAAGATTACGTTTCCAAGCAGGGGCTGGTTGATGTGGTTTGGGCGCAGCATCATCAAGTGCACCCAACACCCAAAATGGCCAAAGTGGAAAGGTTGCCCGTTGCTAGTGAGACTGGCGCCCGCTAG
- a CDS encoding glycosyltransferase family 4 protein, with amino-acid sequence MEPISEWLLPVASAVVISYCLTIVLLSRMKYLALDVPNHRSMHSLPVPRTGGWALLAGCGVALVISPISLPYFVYLAFLLLLAVSALDDLRHVPASVRFGVQLLAVSLIICALPNGLQWWFPFLALCGVWVVNLYNFMDGMDGLAGSMTAVGFLGLGLACLVGGDLGLAGVCALVFVCALVFLHFNWPPARIFLGDAGSTCLGLTVVTVSLFGWQRGAFELWLPAIIFTPFWLDATYTLLRRMIRGQRWWEAHREHFYQKSAIRMGVKNTLYLQLVFMLCMSILAVVLSALDISG; translated from the coding sequence GTGGAGCCAATATCAGAGTGGTTGCTTCCAGTCGCATCTGCAGTCGTTATTAGTTATTGCCTAACAATAGTTCTGCTCTCGCGAATGAAGTATCTGGCACTGGATGTGCCCAATCATCGATCTATGCATAGCTTGCCTGTGCCCCGTACCGGTGGATGGGCTCTATTGGCTGGCTGTGGCGTAGCGCTGGTCATTAGTCCCATTTCATTGCCTTATTTCGTGTATCTGGCATTTCTGCTATTGCTGGCGGTTTCGGCGCTGGATGATTTGCGACACGTTCCTGCCTCTGTGCGCTTTGGTGTACAGCTATTGGCTGTCAGCTTGATTATTTGTGCACTGCCTAATGGTTTGCAATGGTGGTTCCCTTTTCTCGCACTATGCGGTGTTTGGGTTGTCAATTTGTATAACTTTATGGATGGAATGGATGGTTTGGCGGGGAGTATGACCGCTGTGGGGTTCCTCGGACTTGGCCTGGCTTGCCTGGTCGGTGGTGACTTAGGGTTAGCGGGTGTGTGTGCTCTGGTTTTTGTTTGTGCGTTGGTCTTCCTGCATTTCAATTGGCCCCCTGCGCGTATTTTTTTGGGGGATGCAGGGTCTACGTGCCTGGGGTTGACAGTCGTCACTGTAAGTCTGTTTGGTTGGCAGCGGGGGGCTTTTGAATTATGGTTGCCGGCGATTATATTTACCCCCTTTTGGCTGGATGCGACTTATACCTTGCTGCGCAGAATGATAAGGGGTCAGCGCTGGTGGGAGGCTCATCGTGAACACTTCTACCAAAAAAGTGCTATTCGTATGGGGGTTAAGAATACATTGTATCTACAGTTGGTTTTTATGCTTTGTATGTCGATATTGGCGGTAGTGCTGTCTGCTCTTGATATAAGTGGATAA
- a CDS encoding ComEA family DNA-binding protein, producing MKNIRILLSALLVALFSFFLSPAIYADGADNVVEQVVFEVNVNSASATELAEKLDGVGEARAQLIVEYREKHGPFTSLDQLLSVKGIGTATLEKNREKIRL from the coding sequence ATGAAAAATATTCGTATATTGCTTTCTGCATTACTTGTAGCGCTTTTTTCCTTCTTTTTGTCGCCAGCAATTTATGCAGATGGTGCAGATAATGTGGTAGAGCAGGTTGTATTTGAGGTTAATGTAAATAGTGCCTCAGCCACGGAACTGGCAGAAAAATTGGATGGTGTCGGTGAAGCTCGGGCGCAGCTGATAGTTGAATATAGGGAAAAGCACGGACCTTTTACTTCCCTCGATCAGTTGCTGAGTGTTAAAGGTATTGGTACGGCGACACTCGAGAAGAACCGCGAAAAAATTCGCCTGTAG
- the pyrF gene encoding orotidine-5'-phosphate decarboxylase, with protein MHSQVSSPIVVALDFDNADAALAMADQLDPTLCRVKVGKELFTIAGPDLVRALVERGFEVFLDLKFHDIPNTVASAVKAAARLGVWMVNVHASGGERMMRAAADALREFGDSKPLLIGVTVLTSTAPEELASIGVEKPLGEQVVDLASLAKACGLDGVVCSAREAQELKEICGRDFALVTPGIRPAGSDAGDQRRTLTPSEALAQGADYLVIGRPVTAATDPLQALQNILDEITDK; from the coding sequence TTGCACTCTCAAGTCTCCTCTCCGATCGTTGTTGCTCTCGATTTTGACAATGCTGATGCCGCACTGGCTATGGCTGACCAGCTTGATCCGACGCTCTGTAGGGTAAAAGTTGGAAAAGAGCTTTTTACCATTGCAGGTCCTGACTTGGTTCGCGCTTTGGTTGAGCGGGGTTTTGAGGTCTTTCTCGACTTGAAATTTCACGATATTCCAAACACCGTTGCTTCTGCGGTAAAGGCGGCTGCACGCCTGGGTGTATGGATGGTTAACGTACATGCCAGTGGTGGTGAGCGCATGATGCGCGCAGCAGCTGATGCATTGAGAGAGTTTGGCGACAGCAAGCCCCTGTTGATTGGGGTTACAGTGCTGACCAGTACAGCCCCGGAAGAGTTGGCGTCAATTGGCGTCGAAAAGCCGCTGGGGGAGCAGGTTGTCGACCTCGCCTCGCTGGCTAAAGCCTGCGGCCTGGATGGGGTTGTGTGTTCTGCGCGTGAGGCGCAGGAGTTGAAAGAGATCTGTGGCCGCGATTTTGCGTTGGTAACTCCCGGAATTCGCCCGGCGGGTAGTGATGCTGGAGATCAGCGCCGCACCCTGACCCCCTCTGAAGCCCTTGCCCAAGGAGCTGACTACCTGGTAATCGGCCGCCCAGTTACTGCCGCAACCGATCCGTTGCAAGCGCTGCAGAATATATTGGATGAAATTACAGATAAGTAA
- the lapB gene encoding lipopolysaccharide assembly protein LapB, producing the protein MLDFAYFFFLLAAISIGWVLGRGSSKRKPDFSEQEESLARSYAQGLNYLLSEHHDDSIDKFIDSLEVSPATFDTHLALGNLLRRRGEYDQAIRVHQNLLARPSLARQSQHKAQFELACDYISAGWLDRAERLLQELVETSQELRATSLEHLVEVYRDEREWAKAIHAVNLLHGRRFKRLSADWAPVQAHFCCELAEEAIAGKDYLSARKHLDAALGYDRSSVRACLLWARLEYLLGKPRDAIKVLQKIPKQSPDYIPEILGLLLTCYGELGDGRGLDRYLESLLKEYPSNSVLIALAERIQAQDSEAAAAAFMGEQLALRPSLRGLGRFLDLYIGTAQGRARENLSLLKTLVDQLIASRPHYRCSNCGFSGNQLHWLCPSCKHWDSVRSVKGIEGE; encoded by the coding sequence TTGCTCGATTTTGCCTATTTCTTTTTCCTGCTGGCAGCCATCTCAATAGGCTGGGTGCTGGGGCGGGGCAGCTCAAAGCGAAAGCCGGACTTCAGTGAGCAGGAGGAATCTCTGGCGCGCTCCTATGCGCAGGGGCTCAATTATCTATTGAGCGAACATCACGACGACAGTATTGATAAATTTATTGATTCACTTGAGGTGAGTCCGGCAACTTTCGATACGCACCTGGCGCTGGGTAACCTCCTGCGTAGGCGCGGTGAGTATGACCAGGCAATAAGGGTGCATCAAAATTTGCTGGCGCGCCCGAGCTTGGCTAGGCAGAGCCAGCACAAGGCTCAGTTTGAGCTGGCATGTGATTATATTTCTGCCGGGTGGCTCGATCGCGCTGAACGCCTGCTGCAGGAGTTGGTGGAAACCTCCCAGGAGTTGCGCGCAACCAGCCTTGAGCACCTGGTGGAAGTTTATCGGGATGAGCGTGAGTGGGCTAAGGCAATTCACGCTGTTAACTTGTTGCATGGTCGCCGCTTTAAGCGCTTGTCCGCAGACTGGGCGCCCGTGCAGGCACATTTTTGCTGTGAGTTGGCAGAGGAGGCAATCGCAGGCAAGGACTACCTCAGTGCACGCAAGCACTTGGATGCAGCTTTGGGGTATGATCGCAGCTCGGTCAGGGCCTGCCTGCTTTGGGCGCGCCTTGAGTACCTGCTGGGCAAGCCGCGCGACGCCATCAAAGTCCTACAGAAAATCCCCAAGCAGAGTCCTGATTATATCCCTGAGATCCTGGGGCTTTTGCTTACCTGTTATGGTGAGTTGGGTGATGGTAGAGGTCTGGATCGTTATTTGGAATCCCTCCTTAAGGAGTATCCATCAAACAGTGTGTTGATCGCATTGGCTGAGCGAATCCAGGCCCAGGATAGTGAAGCTGCTGCCGCTGCATTTATGGGTGAGCAGTTGGCTCTGCGCCCTTCCCTGAGGGGGTTGGGTCGCTTTCTCGATCTTTATATTGGAACGGCTCAGGGGAGGGCACGAGAAAACCTTTCCCTGCTCAAGACCCTGGTCGATCAGTTGATCGCCAGTCGCCCCCATTACCGCTGTAGCAATTGCGGCTTTTCTGGTAACCAGTTGCACTGGCTCTGTCCCAGTTGCAAACACTGGGATTCAGTCCGCTCGGTTAAAGGTATTGAGGGCGAATAG
- a CDS encoding lipopolysaccharide assembly protein LapA domain-containing protein: MSFLRWLMHFFFGFVALLCVALGIYIAVENPQIISPVIAGYAPFSGSVGVWLIGMLLLGVLLGFLASLLPLFSQRRRARGLSKQLKKLERELQAAHRKVSGD, encoded by the coding sequence TTGTCATTCTTGCGTTGGTTGATGCACTTTTTTTTCGGCTTTGTGGCCCTTTTGTGTGTCGCCCTCGGCATCTATATAGCAGTAGAAAACCCCCAAATTATTTCCCCGGTTATTGCCGGGTATGCCCCATTCTCTGGCAGTGTGGGGGTATGGCTTATTGGGATGTTGCTGCTCGGGGTCTTGCTGGGCTTTCTGGCAAGCTTGCTACCCCTTTTCTCACAGCGCCGCCGAGCACGGGGGTTGAGTAAACAGTTGAAGAAATTGGAGCGCGAGCTTCAGGCCGCTCACCGAAAGGTTTCCGGAGACTGA